The segment CTTGGACCCAAAATAAACGCATCTCAAAACACCGTGTGTGTCCTACATCGTTAGGCAAGCTCAGCcttgaaaattaattgtaatcaAACGCTAAGATGATCAAGACTCATTTCTTTTatagtgtgacgtcacaatctTTGCTACGTCATAATACCTTATCAGCTGTAACTGAAAGGCGTTGTTTGCTTCCAAGGAGAATTGTATTGAAGAAAACCCGCTGTGTACCGTATATTCCATCACTGGAATACTGTATTCGTAGATCAACAAGTTCAGTATTTTACCAAAAAAGCCCTGCAGATTGTGTGAGTAGCTTTAACTAAAATTATACACGTTTTCCTAATTGACATTTTGATGCCTCATAACTTAACCAAATAAACTAGAAAAATGCTGATAGCTTATGTACATACCGGCCTTTTTTTAGATATCAATATGATTGGATTTACCATTTTTGTTATGGTGGTATTCGAGACTTATAAATGGTGGAAGAAGGATGGTAAATATACTTATTATTATGAACATTCATTATTTGCGTTTGGTTGTGAAAAGAAGcagaattttaaacattaaatgaaatattgaaacgtcacaaatgtgaaataaaacatgatttgttgttttttttccagatgAAGTAGATATTGACAATGAGATATCTCGGGAAATCGATGAGATGCTGGAGAACATTCAAAATTCTttgtaaaaaatgaagaaaaataaaatatatttatgatataattatatgatgttactttgtagtttttattagctcacctgagctgaaagctcaagtgagctattctgatcacattttgtccttcgtccgtctgtccgtctgtctgtccgtccgtctgtaaactttttacattttgaacttcttctctaaaaccgcttatccaatttcaaccaaatttggcacaaagcatccttatgggatggcaaatataaattgcagaaataaaagtccgatctgtattcaaagcggagaaaaccttgaaactgtagaaaaaggggggtgcatttttaaaaatcttcttcccaagaactactgatttcaattcaacgtagtttagcataaattatccttatgggaaggaaaatataaattgcaaaaattaaggtctaattctgtttcaaatctgagttattacgaaaataataataaaggaaaggcgagtttcagcttcgcgttcggcatctggtaaaatgggtaggcaagacttggcctgggcaaaacaaaagattggcagttattttaaatctgccaatctcattaaaatttcaggatatttgatggaccagtaatatttgtattcgctgtaaatatgccgcaaaataatgcgtatttggaattgacgattgccgatctgccccggcttttattttgccacggcccgggtttgcatacccattttaccaagactcgtattccatacttctaaaacgaggttctttgtttaaagcagccatgacattatacgaaaaagggtcgacctgactatgatgaatttgcttgttatgcaacagttcgcgtatgaagggaaatttttgaaacatgcaaaatatatcggtgccgattttgtgaagtaaattgaggctaaatatttcaatgcgttgacagttttcacacatgacgttggtgttagcttgttctgattttcgtttcgttttcattatttatgctttgtaacctgggaactctcgtctgtatttcgtgatttttatgtatcaattcaaacagaggcttcggtaaatcaaacagttaactgtttacctgcgcaaattaagcaaaatctgatgtatcaaaaaagtactgaaatacaattcattctatcggtaattcggcattatcttttgcgtaatggtagattaatgcaataggttttgttgagtcGCTCGGCATTTTCtggagtttattcagtttaaatagagtttgatatcgctgacggaaatatgtaggtatatacatgtatatatatgattcatttcgaaaaaataaattgtgttctttatttgttatagtgcatgtttcttatgtttaattgtttacaatttctatttactaaccatatttgagtgttaagcttcgaattataagcaagatacagagatttgctcacaattctatgtttgtacacagatcttaaaaactaaagattaagaaagtaaaaaaattgtcaatatttattaagaaaattttcaaagtctgttcttccagaaaccaactttaacaacttattgtattgtaaacttaaccttttttcgtcattattactcctactgtacatgtgatccttgactgtgtttgtgtacatttgtataaactgattttgaacctcaaatgccagtgaactggtcttgagtgaataaaagaattgaaaatcttaagccattctttttttccattttaaatgctgaataggaaataccaagttaaaaatcttaagctgaatgtaataaactcatctgaacaaaatatgactcaaacctaggcgaactgtgagctctgtatcttgcttataattctacgattgacgctgaaattttggttgaacattagaaattctatatgaattagagtatgttaaatacgtGTACAAACAAactaaaagaatgatattctgtatatacctactctctggggccccctctttatacaataaataatgtgaaatctacatcaattttgagtgtttttcagacacgagtaaataaaaacgacatctttaaaacagtttccatagttctgacacatttctgttgcggggataaagtaattatcgctattcctaagaaaatatcacagcagAAAATTATCCTGGAttgtacgcgaggtaaataacagtcatttcattgtaatggagaagacaaattaaatttttgaatgtttttaatttgtctcttccattgagcacattgaggtacaattttcttcttcacatctatacatgtaagattttttaaataaaatacaataactattatgggttttttttaaaaatacaataacaagtaagtaattgatgaaaaaaaatatgtacctatatgctctcatatattttgatcgctttacaaagtggggggggggggggaggggggcagaacgaaaatatagggaattggaagttaacaacttaacagtgtacccctaccaaaggtttagttttatatcttgcgtaggattttcttattctggtaaaaaatagtatttcatgaaggtacaatgtcaaagattacgtgtatgcaaaaataagtgtaaaattcgaatacttgacaatatttattttttgttaatctaccgagggaccatatggcacgatatcttttgaacgcccattgttgctcaggtgagcaatgtggccccatgggcctcttgtttgattttactattatatttactctaattttaaatcaataaaatagtaTTTGAGATTGTTTTGtggcattttttttacatggaacGTAACTGATTTATATCGCAGAGTACTCGAACCAATCTGTCCCATACCTCACGACATATACACGTATATCAATGATTaagattaattattcatttatcataattaaaataactttttgcaATACAAAACAAGTCTGAAAAAGTTCATGAAGGACAAGTGTTCTTTTGTCCAACGTATGGGTTTATTTGTGATGACAGCAATaactatgtgtacatgtaccttgtttCCTACGGAGAAGGACTGGTTTGACAATGACAGCAACTTGGTCAAATGTGTAAACATGcatttgaataattaaattaattcaagtaataccaacaaaaaaaaccccacatgtagctattttgtgaataatttactttaattagtATGTGGCATAAGAGTATTTTTCGAGTATTTTCTTCAAAGAATActtattaatatcaaaatgcatGCGAAAGTTTGCCATAATCACCGGGTACTTTTTacatatcaaaaaaaatatttctgatatgGAATGCTGTTGAAGAAAGCATATATGGCATAAAGTTGCCTGAACACATGGCCAGTTCGCAATAAACCACGTGGTCAGTCGGCAGAAACCACGTGGTCAATTGGCAGAAACCATGATGTATTTAAATTACTAGCACTGTCCCCGATAGCTCTGGGTTTCTTCGCATCTGGTTTGGTATAACTACACTTCAGCTCACTGGTACAACTGTTTAAACTTTGATTCACAATCACTTGGTCTTTAAAGTCCACGTTTCCTGAAAATCTCTTTGGGTTTATGATATGTTTAATTCCTTGCTTTGGGGTAGAGGTTCCTAGGAATTCGTCGCCGAAAAAAATTCCGAAGTCCTGTGGCACTTTTTCGTACCCATAGTTACGATGGGGACTATTTTTCGTGTCACTATTAAGGTTATTTCCTGTTGAACCTGGTTGGATTTTACAGCTGTTACCCGTGTTATCTTTCTCATTTGATTGTTGCAGGAGCACATTGCCTACAAGGGAATaagattaaagataaaaaatttatCCCAAATAAGACACTTTTATGATAGGAAAAACCTACTCCTGTGATTCTATACAATTTCTAAGGAGGCTGATTAACCATTAGATCTAACTTAATTTATAAGATATGATTTTGAGCTATAAACTGTTACATATAAAAGAATTCCACACAATTTAGCtgtaaaatttgacattttcctatatgtctttacaaaaatctttttctagagGAGATTTGAAATAGTCtgaaaatggccacgaccatcgagtcatcttaatttattatgatttatctTTCCCATATAGAATCGCACAGTAGGGTTTATGGTTTTATGAGAAATCTGTAGAGTACATATTTAGATGCACATTGTTTCaacaaatttatgaaaaaaaatggcaaaaatCACCTACATGTAACTAGCTTATTCGACAGTGTTACAGGGGAAAACAAGTCATATATGAACACGCATGTGAGAGTTATCTTTCGCATCAGAGAGTAGTTGTACTTAACGGTGGCGATATCTATTGTACAATGTCCATCTTCACAATACCAAGGATTATCAAAACGTTCTTCGCACTAATGCAAGGAACCAAACATTATAACCTTTGACATTGCGAGGATGAGATGAAATTATAGTGTATAATACTAGAACATCAAAATGTCCAGAGCAATGTCTTACTGGCGAGAGATCCATTGTTCCTCTGTTGACGCCGTCTGAGACAGAGACAGGTTAGGATGACTGCGAGGATACAACACACAACACAGACTGATGTGACTGCTATAAATATGGACAGAGGAATGGCTGGCGACTCTGTCAAACCACctgttgaacaaataaaaaaatatttaggatACACACGTACAATCATGATTAATTAATTTTGAGAAAGTAACGTATATGCTGTTTTTATATTGATAGCTGAAAGTCTTGCACACATCCATCTTAATGAAGTTGTACTGGTAAAATGGTGTGCatgtttataaacatatttctGTATATATTATGATCAAATGGAATTGATTAAAGTGACTTGTGaatattaatacaaaataaaacaaaattggaataaattttATGCGCTTAcactcttatacatgtataaacagtgTTTCCTCAAAATGagtttaatgaaaacaattattttatgcaataaatgaaaaagcaattttttattcaataaataaatttgacgTGTTCATTACCAAGTctacaaaaatcttttttaatgaaatagatGAAATCAAGCGGGTGAAAAACCATTGTCACCATCCCCTACTACTTGCCTTTGCAAATGATTTCGTCGTTTCCATTCATACAATCTCTCACTCCGTTGCATATGAGAGTCCGAGAAATACATGTGTCGTCTGCGCAGCTAAATTCTTCTGAGAAACAAGCTATAACGACACagtgataagaaaataaacaaatatttaatcaaattgtCTATGAATTTCTCATCAAAgacaaatatgaattaaaaggGGAAAGATATGGCAGCAATGAAACTGGAAATGCATGTACCATTTGTCAAAACGCTTCACattgttaaatgagtacttatGTATGTTAATTAATTAGCTACGTGTGGAATGCGTCGAATTTACGTTCctgttataatgaataaataaatcttcattttttgtttacttacGGCAAGTGACATTTACTGGAACACATTTGAACTGTCCACACGTTTTGTACAATTCCGGATTCGGTCCGCATCCTTCTGGGTTTGTTTCGTACACGCTCATTCTAAATATCTGCAGGAGGAAAAAGGATAGAGCATATGATTATACAAATGGCTGAGCAAAGAAAGACACGTTCTTTTTTAAGTAGGAGGAAAATGTTATTCTTGACTTCATTGAATTAACAGCGTGACAGTTAGGGAAGCCGGACTGTGACAGATATAACAGATATACGAGCAGTAATGGTAGAAATAGGTGGTCTGTTGAAAGGCAATTAATGGGCGTATCTGAAGACAATATAACTATAGGAAGAttaatgaacaacttttaagAATCTTtttcattaaagtaaataaaaaactttCTGGTTTTAAATGCAATGCAACCTCTTTCAATTCATTATGAAAATAAGCCTTTACAGGTACAGATGGATGTTGTTATTATAAGTTTTAAATGTCTTAGAAGTTTCCTTAAAATGTCTAGAGTTAtgcaatttaataattttaaaaataaaaagtgtcCAATTTGAAACTACAAGAATGCATGTTATAACtgtcattttacataaaatactaGCCCGCCTGAAACAATAAGAATTCTTGACTGATAAATGTTATAGACGAAAATACCAAAAAGGGGCACCAAAATTAGATGAAGGCCTATACATTTACattctaataaaacaaaaacgagGTTCGATAATTGCATGCATATGAAATTCAAACCTGCAGAAATACAACTTATTTTGCAAATTTCTTGCAAGTACAGTACCGTTGAAGACTAATCAAAAATGCTATTCGTCAAGTATCATTCAGTACcttgaaaatgataataaaatccTCAACTATGAAAATTGCTAGAAATTGTCACTCATCCAGACATCAAGAAATTGGTGTACTGTTGACAGTTACAAACACACGTCTTGGGTATAGAATGTTTTGATCCCCCTTATATAGTTCCTTCTTAACCGGGCCACGAGGATAGAGTGACGGAGAAATCGTCTTACCAGATGAGTAAGGGAAGTAAAgattgggagagagagagaaattaagGGGGATTCAGTCTAGCCCCAGATTATCATTAGTTTTCACTGAGAGGGAAGGAGACACAATAAGAAGCGGGGAAAACAATGAGACTTTTAACACAGACGGTTTCCTACGGGTACGATTTCGTTCAATGATAGCGCTTCTAATGCGATTTGTGGCCGATAAGGGGTACGAATGTGGGCGTGAGAAGTGCCCGCGTgccaaaacaaaattaaaaaagaccAATCACCGAAAAAAAGCTGGCAtccaagatttattttttttaatctgacatATTGAGTAATTCTTCAAGCTGTGAAAATCAGCACATTTAACATGGCCGAGATTTGTAATGGACTCATTAAGAAATGTAACAATGTTTGATAATTATCGGATTTAATAGCTTTCACTtgtataagtttttttttaatttccctgATAATATTTTTGCTCCAAAAACTAATTCCAACATGTATTTTAACGTTTTGAACCCCATCCGGGTTTCATATACTAttttagaaaatacatgtagtacattgtACCGTTTCTTGGATGCAATTTTTATAACCACTCGATCTGTGAAAATCAGCACATTTAACATGGCCGAGATTTGTAATGGACTCATTAAGAAATGTAACAATGTTTGATAATTATCGGATTTAATAGCTTTCACTtgtataagtttttttttaatttccctgATAATATTTTTGCTCCAAAAACTAATTCCAACATGTATTTTAACGTTTTGAACCCCATCCGGGTTTCATATACTAttttagaaaatacatgtagtacattgtACCGTTTCTTGGATGCAATTTTTATAACCACTCGATCTTCATTTTTCGATGGCCGACGATTTCTcaatgaatattctttaaaagatTGACATCTAGACATAAATTACCTGCATCTGTCTACATCCATCATCTCATATGTAACCACCTGTCCGACATATACCCAAGGAATGTGTGACCATCTATAGAATCGTGTGTATTACTATGAAACAGCAACTTtcccccgggggtcacgatttgaTATATGACCTGAATTCCAGTGAATGAATCAGTAGGGATATAGGTATAGAAGATGTGTACGATCAAAACATAGGTAAACAAAGGACAAACCGATAAAAACAGGCAAAGATCCTATCTGGATTTCgtattatgtatatacatgtaccgtagTATACCTGCGACCGTATTTTAATAATGGGTTTGTTTGTTAATGTTTGCTGTCAAATCGTTTCATGTTGCGATAAAAATctctttatctatttatttttttttaggttcaatgatatcttttaaacaattttacaatccATTGTAGTTACTCTAACTTTGATTTTGTCTTTAAGGCATTTTATGGCAGATATGTGCTTGCTTTAGAGAAGAATCTACATATGTACTTGTAAAATTTAGTTGTGCACGATTTCatgctttaaaaagaaaaatgcaaaatttctttattttataagttttatgaacgttatttttatttaatatgtccTGTTTTTAACTGTTTTGAGGGTTGCGGCTGCATGCGAACAGATATATATGGAGATGTCTTATATGCCACAAGCACGAAGCAGATAGATGGGGAGGGGTTTTTGAACTGAAACATTGCTAAGAAAACTACCGGTTTGATTATCTGTCATATTTATGCCCAGTGACTCCATTCTGTTTGTAACCCCTGAATATAAGGTActgtattacacatgtataatgtatcgggggggggggggggggggggagggtgcACACCTTTggtaagataaaaataaaatctgcgAAATCATTCTTCAACACCACCACCCCTCCTCCCAACTTCTATAATATTACATACAAATTACTTACTCATAAATGTGAAGTGGACCTAGTTGACCCTCTTTAGTATTGAACAAAGCCACGTTTAAAAGGACAAAAGTTAAAGTGTGAATCATTCCATGCACAATGGGAATCACTACAAGaggcaaaatgtttaaaaagcaCATTCTGATCGGATTACTTAGGATTACGAGGACTAATCAATGGAAGCGGATTACTTGATGATAGGTGCACTCAGTTACATAAAATGGCtacatactctctctctctctctctctctctctctctctctctctctctctctctctctctctctctctctctctctctctctctttacgTTTTACGCACGGAAACTCATTTTGGCCAGAAGCAGAAAACTTTCGTTGGAAGACAAATGAGAAGCAAAGCATGGATTCTCAACATTCGTTAGTCTGCAGTATTGACATCGAGATTTTGGGCTGAGGTGGGCagcgggtagtgtaaatttaactGAAGGTTTTACTCCATTGTTGATGTCTTTGACAGGTCCAGTGCAATCTCTACAGCTAAGATAAGctaaatagctttattaagctattcaAAATGCTAGAGGCTAGATAAAGCTATATATTGTAAATGAGCTCATTCTGACTGAACTGGACCTGCATGGTTGAACACTATATCAAATGTGGCTtcgaaagcaaattgaaagtggtggtggggaaggggggggggggctagagtTATCAGAAACCTTGACAAGCAagaaaaagtttacaaaatcaGTGAGGTTGCccagcccccctccccccccccgtttccgacgcctatgttatTCAAGACAGTGATGAACATTTTACTCTGAATTACTGTTTATACATAGTTTGTAAAGTAAAGCTGTACTTAGTCGACAGATGTAGATTAACACAGTATAAATAGCCATGACCACGTTTTTAGAACATTTGGAATTGTTCAATTGATGTAAAGgcaatataatatcatttcattttgcACATCTGAATTCAAACTAATATAACCAGGCCAGCTGCAGactgttaaaacaaatttaaagctacatgtatataattttctcATCATATCACACCTATCTGATGGCCTGTCAGAATTCATGATCGTGCCACGATCTCCCACAAACTTATATAGACACCACAATCGTCTTcttacatacacatgtatttcaacaTAACCtcgaaaaatatttatttgcaatactttatatgataaatgtttAGATTGACAACTTATGTGCCTATATATGAATTGACCTACATTTTACTGAGTTTTTTAGCATTTCAAATAGCTAAATACCTTTTGTATATAAATGATAGGATTGTCAAcgtatgtatgtatttatatatatatacttaaccTACCTTTCTGCACCAATGTCTATTCCACTTCGTTGCTCAACAGAACCaaaaagtatattgaaattCCAATACCAAACGCATATCAATCACGTATC is part of the Magallana gigas chromosome 3, xbMagGiga1.1, whole genome shotgun sequence genome and harbors:
- the LOC105321850 gene encoding uncharacterized protein isoform X1; amino-acid sequence: MQIFRMSVYETNPEGCGPNPELYKTCGQFKCVPVNVTCPCFSEEFSCADDTCISRTLICNGVRDCMNGNDEIICKGGLTESPAIPLSIFIAVTSVCVVCCILAVILTCLCLRRRQQRNNGSLASNVLLQQSNEKDNTGNSCKIQPGSTGNNLNSDTKNSPHRNYGYEKVPQDFGIFFGDEFLGTSTPKQGIKHIINPKRFSGNVDFKDQVIVNQSLNSCTSELKCSYTKPDAKKPRAIGDSASNLNTSWFLPIDHVVSAD
- the LOC105321850 gene encoding uncharacterized protein isoform X2, which codes for MSVYETNPEGCGPNPELYKTCGQFKCVPVNVTCPCFSEEFSCADDTCISRTLICNGVRDCMNGNDEIICKGGLTESPAIPLSIFIAVTSVCVVCCILAVILTCLCLRRRQQRNNGSLASNVLLQQSNEKDNTGNSCKIQPGSTGNNLNSDTKNSPHRNYGYEKVPQDFGIFFGDEFLGTSTPKQGIKHIINPKRFSGNVDFKDQVIVNQSLNSCTSELKCSYTKPDAKKPRAIGDSASNLNTSWFLPIDHVVSAD